One window of Globicephala melas chromosome 2, mGloMel1.2, whole genome shotgun sequence genomic DNA carries:
- the DET1 gene encoding DET1 homolog: MDHHVSTIKPRRIQNQNVIHRLERRRISSGKAGTHWHQVRVFHQNVFPNFTVVNVEKPPCFLRKFSPDGRYFIAFSSDQTSLEIYEYQGCQAAEDLLQGYEGEILSNGNDQRSVNIRGRLFERFFVLLHITNVAANGEHLNRECSLFTDDCRCVIVGSAAYLPDEPHPPFYEVYRNSESVTPNPRSPLEDYSLHIIDLHTGRLCDTRTFKCDKVVLSHNQGLYLYKNILAILSVQQQTIHVFQVTPEGTFIDVRTIGRFCYEDDLLTVSAVFPEVQRDSQTGMANPFRDPFINSLKHRLLVYLWRRAEQDGSAMAKRRFFQYFDQLRQLRMWKMQLLDENHLFIKYTSEDVVTLRVTDPSQLILPVTVRDCIKNCLLRPYQPSMASFFVVYNMVTTEVIAVFENTSDELLELFENFCDLFRNATLHSEVQFPCSASSNNFARQIQRRFKDTIVNAKYGGHTEAVRRLLGQLPISAQSYSGSPYLDLSLFSYDDKWVSVMERPKTCGDHPIRFYARDSGLLKFEIQAGLLGRPINHTVRRLVAFTFHPFEPFAISVQRTNAEYVVNFHMRHCCT, encoded by the exons ATGGATCATCATGTTTCCACCATCAAACCTCGAAGAATCCAAAACCAAAATGTCATTCACCGCCTGGAACGCCGGCGGATCAGTTCAGGCAAGGCAGGCACCCACTGGCACCAGGTCCGAGTGTTCCACCAGAATGTCTTCCCCAACTTCACGGTCGTCAATGTTGAAAAGCCCCCTTGTTTCTTGCGTAAATTCTCACCTGATGGACGCTACTTCATTGCTTTCTCTTCAGACCAGACATCTCTCGAAATCTATGAGTACCAGGGCTGCCAGGCAGCTGAGGACCTACTGCAGGGCTATGAGGGGGAAATCCTGTCCAATGGCAATGACCAGCGGTCAGTCAACATCCGTGGCCGGCTCTTCGAACGCTTTTTCGTCCTGCTGCACATTACCAATGTGGCAGCCAATGGCGAGCACCTGAACCGGGAGTGCAGCCTCTTCACTGATGACTGCCGCTGTGTCATCGTGGGCTCAGCTGCCTATCTCCCAGACGAGCCTCACCCTCCTTTTTATGAGGTATATCGGAACAGTGAGTCCGTGACCCCCAACCCCCGGTCCCCCCTGGAGGACTACTCCCTCCATATCATTGACCTTCATACTGGCCGCTTATGTGATACACGTACCTTCAAGTGTGACAAAGTCGTCCTGTCGCACAACCAAGGGTTGTACTTGTATAAGAACATCCTGGCCATCTTGTCAGTGCAGCAGCAGACCATCCATGTCTTCCAGGTGACTCCTGAAGGCACTTTCATTGATGTGAGGACCATTGGCCGCTTCTGCTATGAGGATGACCTGCTCACTGTGTCAGCTGTTTTTCCTGAGGTGCAGCGGGACAGTCAGACAGGCATGGCCAATCCTTTCAGGGATCCCTTCATCAACTCCCTGAAACACCGGCTGCTCGTGTACCTTTGGCGCCGGGCAGAGCAGGATGGTAGTGCAATGGCCAAGAGGCGCTTCTTCCAGTATTTTGACCAACTGCGGCAGCTGCGCATGTGGAAAATGCAGCTTCTGGATGAAAACCATCTGTTTATCAAGTATACTAGTGAGGATGTCGTAACCCTGCGGGTCACAGATCCATCACAG CTGATTCTGCCTGTAACAGTTAGAGACTGTATAAAGAATTGTCTCCTAAGACCGTACCAGCCATCCATg GCATCTTTCTTTGTGGTGTACAATATGGTGACAACAGAGGTGATCGCTGTGTTTGAGAATACATCAGATGAGCTTTTGGAGCTGTTTGAGAACTTCTGTGATCTCTTCCGTAACGCTACCCTGCATAGTGAAGTCCAGTTTCCCTGCTCAGCTTCCAGCAACAATTTTGCACGGCAGATCCAGCGCCG GTTTAAAGACACTATTGTAAATGCCAAGTATGGAGGGCACACGGAGGCAGTACGCCGGCTGCTGGGTCAGCTCCCCATCAGCGCCCAGTCTTACAGTGGTAGCCCCTACCTTGATTTGTCTCTCTTCAGCTACGATGACAAGTGGGTGTCAGTCATGGAGCGGCCCAAGACTTGTGGAGATCACCCTATCAG GTTCTATGCCCGGGACTCTGGTCTGCTCAAGTTTGAGATTCAGGCAGGCTTACTGGGCCGTCCCATCAACCACACGGTGCGACGCCTTGTTGCCTTCACCTTCCACCCTTTCGAGCCTTTTGCTATCTCTGTGCAGAGGACTAACGCTGAGTATGTTGTCAACTTCCATATGCGACACTGCTGCACGTAG